TCCACTGCTGGGCAACCAGCTGTAAAACCTCTTTGTTCTGCGGCTGCGGCAGGGACTCATAGATGGTTAACGCCAGCGGTTTGCCGTCCTTCTCGCGAATGCCGTTGCTGCCTTTTTTCCAGCCGGCTTCATCAAGCAGCTTATTTGCCAGCGCCGGGTCATATTTCAGCTTATCGCGCAGGTCAACGTACCCGGCGGCGGTGCTGGCAATCACCGAAGTCGCAACCGGATAGTTAGCGGAAAAGAGAGTATCGACAACCTGTTTAGGATTGGTGCCGTGCAGCAGCGCCTGGCGAACTTTGACGTCGGCCACCAGCGGGTTATCCGGACGTAGCGCAATGCCGTCATTCACGCCGCGAGTAGGGGCGGCATAAACAGGGAATTTCTGATCGGTGGCCTGCTTCTCGTCGTACGCCTGTACCTGGCGAATAAAGTCAGCCTGGCCTGCGAGCAGGGCGCCAATGCGCACGCTGTCTTCAGGCGTGACCAGAATTTTAATCCCGTCGAGATTTGCCGGCCCCTGCTGTGGGCTGTTTTTCGGCCCCCACTGATAATCCTTACGCGCCGCCAAATCGACCTCTCGGCCCAGCGTCTCGTTCTGCACAACAAACGGCCCGGAGCCGATGATATTGCGGGCATCGCCCAGCTCATCAAACGTGCGCGACAGCGTTTTCAGGGAAACCAGGCCGGAACCGATGGTGGCGGTGCCCTGTAAAAAGCCCGGCGACGGTTTTTTAAAGAAGAACTTCACCGTCAGCGGATCGACGACCTCGCTGTGGTCGTAGTTGTTGATGACTTCGGAAACCGGCAGCCGCAGGGCCTTATTGCCCAGTCCGTAGGTATCGAAGTTTTTGGCTACCGCATTGGCATCCAGCGGGGTGCCATCGGAAAAGGTCACGCCCGGACGGAGCTTGAAGGTATATTCAGTTTTATCCGCATTGCTGGACCAGGATTCGGCAATCCAGGGCTCTACCTCCAGCGTTTTCGGGTTCTGCCAGGTCAGCTTATCGGTGATTTGATTAAGGATCCCGCCGTTAGGGTAAAAACCACCGGCCGGCGGATAAAGGTTGGTGTGGGCCTGTTGTTCCAGGTAGACCAATTCGCCGCCTTTTACGGGGGCGGCGCTGGTGCTGAAAGCAGCAAAGGCGGCTGCTAATGCCAGCCCGCGAGCGATAGCGGTCTGGCGAGGTGATGATGGCATGGTGTTATCCTTTATTGTCTGGTGGTTAGCGGCGCCCGGAGCGCCCTGAAACTCATAACAACTCAGGCAATAAAGGATGAGAACGAAGAAAATCTACTATCGATTGTTGAAAATCGGCTTAACGCAAATAGGTGGCTGGCCGTCTGTGGGTGGCCGCAAGGTGGTGTTCACGAAAATCATCAGCGGAATCTTCTGCCGTCTGGCGAAGTTCATCGCTGTCTGCCTGGTGGCTAAGCTGGATATCCATATCTTTCACCACCAGGTATTCGTGCCCATGTCGCCCGGCCAGGGTCTGGCCGGAGAAGAGCGCGGTAACAATTAATAACAGGATAATGTTCAGTCGTTTTCTTATTACCATCTGCCACGCCTCGTGGGTGCTTTTTCTTCAGGAGTAAGGGGCTGCTTTCTCCGCGTTTGTTTTCCCTCTCTCCCCACGGGAAGAGAGGCATCATCTGCACGGAACCTGGCTACTCTAGCGATAATTCCAGAGTGAAACTATTCGGCGAATCAAAAGTGATTTAAAGGTTTGTCAGCAAGGTAAAAACGGGCAAGGAAAGCGTTTTGTTGCGCTTTGGTTAAAGCAGGATATGCGGAGGGCCGCGCAAAAGCGGCAGCCCATCAGTGAATACCGGCCACACGAAGGAGCGCGGTCACCAGCGCGGCGGCAATGATCACAAAGATCAGCGGCACCTTACGCCATGCGAGGAAGACCGCTACGGCAACGCCTGCGAACCTGGCGTAACCGGCGAAATGGGAGCCTTCAAAAAACGTGGTCGCCAGCGCCACCGAAAACAGCAGCGTCGTTGCTCCGTCGTTAAGCAGCTTCTGCGAACGTTCGGAAAGCGCCATCTTGTTGCCTAGCTTCGCGCCGCTAAAGCGCATAAGCCAGGTGCCCACGGAGAGAACGGCCAGCCCGGCAAGAACAGTCAGCGTATTTGTCATTATTTTTTCCTCGCCAGCAGGCCAAACATCGAAAGCAGCACCGGTAGCCCGACGGGTGTGAAAGGCGTGGCGGCCAGTGAAATAGCGGCGCCTGTAGAAGCGCGAATCAGGGTGGTGCGACTTTTAAAGGCCGGAATAACCAGCGCCAGCAGAATCGCCGGGAAAACCGCATCCAGGCCTATGACCTCCGGGGAAGGCAGCAGGCTACCTACCGCCGCCCCGAGCAGGGTTCCCGCTGGCCAGAAAAGCGCCACGCCCACGCCGCAGACCCAGTAGGCAGCTTTGCGTGTTTCAGCCGTCGGCTGAGACAGGCCGAAGACCACGCTTTCGTCATTCATAATGTGGCAGCCCAGGGCGCTTAGCAGGCGTGTTCCCACCAGCTCCCTTACCGCGACGCCAAACGGGATGTGCCTGGCGTTAACCAGCAGGCCGGCCATCGCGGCCGCAAAAGGATTACCGCCGCTGGCAATAATGCCGATAAACATAAATTCAGATGCGCCCGCCAGCACAACAAATGAGGCCAGCACCGGCAGCCAGAGGGGAAAACCGTAGGCCATCGCAAGCGAGCCATAGGAAACGCCGACGACGCCAACGGCGAGGCAGACCAGGAAAGTAGCCTTTATGGTGTCCCCGGGAAGGGAGCGAAGATGTTCGCGAATCATTGAATGGTTTCCATATCGAACGAAATCTCCATTATAATGACCGCAATCGGCTATCTTATCAAGTGAACGAAACGTTCATTTTATCGAACGAAGGGTGGTTTAATGACACAGCCAATAGAGACTATCGCCCGTAGCCTGGTGCGGGAGCGCGGGCGAACCGGGCTGTCGCTGGCCGAGGTGGCCCGCCGGGCAGGCATCGCAAAATCCACGCTTTCGCAGCTGGAGGCCGGGAACGGTAATCCCAGTCTGGAGACGCTCTGGGCGCTGTGCGTGGCGTTGAATATTCCCTTTGCCACGCTGCTGGAGCCGCAAAGCGCAAGAACGCAGATTATTCGCCGTGGGGAAGGGAGCCGCATTTCTGCCGAGCAGGCCAACTATGTCGCCATTTTGCTGGCTACCAGTCCTCCGGGCGTGCGGCGGGACATTTATCTGCTGGAAGCGCAGCCGGGCTCGCCACGTCTTTCGGAGCCTCATCCACCGGGATCGGTGGAGCATATGATTGTTACTCAGGGGAGAGCGCTTGTCGGGCTAACCGGGTCGGCTGAAGAGTTGGCCGTTGGGGACTATATTTGTTATCCGGCGGATCAGCCGCATATCTTTCAGGCGCTGGAGCCGGAGACGATGGCCATTATGGTAGCGGAACAGAATTAACAGGCGCGGGCTGCTTTATTGAGGCAGCCCGCTCTGCATTAATGAGCAACGGATTTGGAGAAGAGGTTAATCACCAGCACGCCAAGAATAATCAGCCCCATGCCCGCCAGCGCTGGCCAGTCAAGCTTCTGCCCCATGAAAAGTCAGCCAATCAAACCGATTAATACGATCCCGGCGCCGGACCAGATAGCATAGATAATGCCGGTAGGGATGGTGCGCATAGTGATCGACAGCGCATAAAAAGCAACGCCATAAAACAGGATAGTGGCGACGCTGGGCCACAGGCGGCTGAAGCCATCTGAAAGTTTTAAAGCCGTAGTAGCAATCACTTCGGCAACGATGGCGAGAATTAGCCAGCTGTAGGTCATATCGGTTTTGTCCAGTGAGGAGTGGCAGTTGCGGAACGCTATTTTGACCTGGCTGCGATGTTTTCGAAAGGCGAAGACGCAAAAAGGGCTCACGCTCGGAGCTCCATGTTTATAACCTTTATTAATTGTTAACTATCGATTGTTTCACTGGTTTGTTGGTTAATAGGTAGTTTATAAATTGTCTTGTTATAAATTAAATAAAATAATCTACTTTATGACCCTTCTTTCCTCCCTTATGATACCGGTAACATTGTGGTGTCACTGACGGTTAACGCGCGGCATCTTTGGCGATCGCTAACCTCTGGAGTGAGGTATGGACGGGTGGGTAGATTACTTTTCTGGCTATCTTTATGGGCTAAAAGTCATCACGGCAGGGTTGATTATTCTCATTTTCATCAACGGGATAGATGATCTTTTCATCGATACTGTCTACTGGTTTCGCCGCCTGTGGCTGACCTGCACTGCCAGCCGTCATCGCACTCATATCAGCGACAGGGTGCTTTATCAGCTGCAGGAAAAGCCGCTGGCGATTATGGTCCCCAGCCGTTTTGAGGCCGGCGCGCCGGGCAAAATGGCAAGCCTTTTAGGCGGGACGCTCGACTACGAGAATTACCATATTTTTGTCAGCGCCTTTCCCAACGACCCTGCTACCGAATGCGACATCGACGAGGTTTGCGCGCGATTTCCTAACGTACATAAAGTCGTCTGCGCTGGCCCGGGACCGGCCAGCAAAGCAGACTGCCTGAATACCCTGCTTAACGCCATCTTGCAGTTTGAACGCGACGCCTGTTTTAGCTTTTCCGGCGTTATTCTTCATGAAGCGGAAGATCGTATTTCGCCTCTTGAGCTGCGTCTGTTCAACTACCTTATCGATCGTAATGACCTGATTCAGCTGCCGGTCTATCCGCTGGAGCGTAGCTGGAAGCACTTTACCAGCCTGAGCTATGGGGATGAGTTGTCTGAATACTATGGTAAAGAACTCCCGGTAAGAGAGGCGCTGGCCGGGCAAGTCTCCGGCTTTGGCGCAGGCACCTGTTTCAGCCGTCGCGCTCTATTGACGCTGTTGTCTGACGGAGACGGCATTGCTTTCAATGCGCAAAACTTCGCTGAAGATTACGACCTCGGGCTCCGTCTGCACCAAAAAGGCATGAGGGAGACTTTCTGCCGCTATACGGTGGGCGATTTTAGCCGACGCCAGAGTGCCGCCAGGTGGATTTGCGTGCGTGAATATTTCCCTGACACCTTTGGCGCAGCGGTGCGGAAAAAATCGCGTTGGATAATCGGCGTTGTCTACCAGAGCTTCATAAACCGCCGCCGAAGCGCGAGCTGGGCAGTGAACTATTTTCTCTGGCGCGACATAAAGGGCGGGCTTGTCAATATAGTTGCTTTTACTGCTCTGCTGATCGCTCTCCAGCTCGGCTCGCTGTGGGTTTACCAGCAAGCCGTGGAGGATGCCTGGCAGTTTTTACCTCTATTCTACTGTGCGTCCTGGCTGAGCGTGCTGCTATGGCTCGATCTCTGTCTGCTGCTAAACCGAATTGCGCAACGCGTTATCTTTGCCTGCGGCTATTACGGGTTTTGGCAGGGGATGATGTGCGTTCCGCGTTTGTTATGGAGCAGCCTGATCAATTTTACGGCTAACTGTCGGGCGATGCGCTGGGGAGTCCAGCAGGACGATGCGGGCCGCGTTGAAGCGGATGAAACGGTGCGCGATTTCCAGCGCAAAACGACGTACAGCCCGTATTTCCGTCCCTTGGGCGAGATTCTGCTGGCACGTAACATGATTAGTCAGGCGCAGCTTGAAGAAGCCGTGCAGCACCGTATTACTGGAGTAAGACTCGGCGGCAGCCTGGTCAGGAGCGGCATAATCAATACGCTGCAGCTTGCCGAGGCTCTGGCCGAGCAGGCGGGCGTGCCGATGGAGCGCATTGACTGCCGCTGTCTTGATAAACGGCTGGTTCAAGCCGTGCCGGCAGGCGTTGCCCGGCACTATGCGGTGTTGCCACTGCGTGAAGAGCCCGCCGCGCTGGTCTTTGCCAGCGAAAGTCCCATAGATCCGGTTTCGCTGGCGGCGCTGGCGCGTAAGGTCGGTCGCCGCGTACGCTATGTTGTCGTGCCGCTGGGAGAGGTCGTTGTGGGGCTCAGGCGCTGGTACGGCGAGACGCAAAAATATCAGCAGCATGCTTTACTTTCCCGCGCAGCGGCGGCGGGCCTGCTCAGACCGCAGCAGGCTGAGGCGCTCTGGGGCGAGTATGTCTCCGGCCAAATCCTGTTCGCGGAGATCCTGGTGGCCGAAAACTATCTGCATAAAACCGTGCTGAATGCAGCGCTGCTGCGCTATGAACATACAGAGATGCTTTTTGGTGAATTTCTGGTCCAGGAGCAGGTGGTCGATCAGCCGGCGATCGATCACGCCCTGGCGCAGCAGCAGAAACTGCAGCCGTCGCTAAGCTGGCTGATGCAAAAAGCGGGGCTGAGTCGCCTGCAAATCTCCAGCCTGGCCGGAGAAATAGCATGAGTTTATGCCTGAGGGTGCTGGCCTTGCTGGCGTGCAGCCTGGCGTTGGCCTGTTATGCTCTGGCAACAGAGGAAGGTCCGGAAGAGGCGCTGGGGCTGAGCGATTATCGTTACTTCAGGGTCTATCCGCATCTCGAACGGGCACAAAAAGCGCTTAAAGCAAACGATGAACAACGGGCTATCGGCAGCTTCCAGCACGCCCATCAGCTTGCCCCGAACAGTCTTCCCTTGACGCTCTTGCTGGCCGACGCCTGGCGACATTTTCAACACGATGATAAGGCGAGGGAGCTGTTAAGCCAGCAGCTTCGTAAGACGCCGGGGAATATACAGGTTCGGGCTGCGCTGGACGCAATTCCACAGCCTGCTAAAAATGTCATCCGTCGGGAGCAATTGCTCAGGATGGCAGAAGAGTGCAATCTGTCCCCGTCCGAGGCCTGCCGACAGGAGGTTGGCCATTACGCCGTAAACCTTGGGGAGCTGGATCTTGCGCTGACACAGCTGAATGACGAGCCGTTCCGTGTTTCGCCTGGGGGGAAGGCATTGCTCAATAATCTGACCCAGCGCGCTATCTCCCTGCAACAATGGCAAATGGCCGACCGCGGGTTTGCACTGCATGACAGGCTGGCGACCTTGAACGATGAGCAGTACCAGCAGTGGTTTGCTATTTTACTTCATCTCGGGCGTGACCGCCGCATTCTTGACCTTCAGCGGCAGGGCGTGATGAACTCGCCGGGTATGCAGCTTGCCTACGCGCAGTCTCTGGCCGAACGGAAAAAGTTTTCGGCGCTGAGGGTCTACCTTGCCGGCCGGAATCCCCATTTCTCCACCCGTAGTGAAAAGCGTAACTGGCACTACTTGGTGGCGGCCTGGGGTGGGAAGGCTTCGCAAAACAACCCTGAACCGTTTATCGCGGCGGAGAAGAAATAAAAACGGCCCTTTATTGTGTCCGGGCCGTGATATTATTTATTTTTTGAAAACTTCGATATTAATATTTTTATGATTTGATTCGTCGCCCGCTGTTGCCACGATCCGATAAAAACAATCGCCGGGTTGCACGTTACCCAGCTCAGCGCATTTCTGGTTTACCTCTTTAGAGAGATCTTTATGCCCGACGGTTGGCGTGCCGTCCTGGGTCAGCGACAAATCGCCGATTTTAGTATAACCAGATGATTCTTCTCGAGTAATTTGTTTTGCCGCAAAAACAGGTGACGAAACCAGCAACGTTAAAGCCAGGGCAGGTAGCAGATATTTCATTGTGTCATCCTCTGAATATTTCATTGAACGGGTTAACTTTATTTCCTCATTAACGCATTAAAGAATTAGCACAGTTTTAAGGGAAATCAATGTCGACACTTTTCTGTATCAATCAGAAGCGGAGAGGAGTAAATTTTTTTTCCTCTCCGCTTATTAGTCCGGTGAATTAAGATTTAAACCCTGCCGCGGTCATCAGCAGGCGGAATCCCATTCCCACGGCCGCGAGCGCTAATACGCTGGCGCTCCATAAAATAATCATCCATAACACTCTCCTTGCCGTTTGTTTCATCAGTGGTAGCCCTCACCGTGCTGCACCTTCCCCCTGAACACGTAGTAGCTCCAGAAGGTGTAGACCAGAATGACCGGGATAATAAACAGCGCGCCAACCAGCATAAAGCCCTGACTTTGCGGCGGCGCGGCGGCCTGCCACAGCGTGATGCCGGGCGGAATAATCGTTGGCCAGATGCTGATGCCGAGGCCGCTGAAGCCGAGGAATACAAGCCCCAGCGTCAGCACAAACGGGGTGGCATGCAGGCTGTCCGTCCTTCGGACGCTGCGCCAGATCCTCAGGCTGCAAAGCAGGACCAGCAGCGGGACCGGCAGCAGGAACAGCAGGTTGGGCAGGCTGAACCAGCGTGCGGCAATGTTCGGCTGACGCAGCGGCGTCCAGAGGCTGATGACCGCAATCACCGCCAGCAGCGCCAGCAGCAGCGCCGGCGTGAGGGCCCGCATCCTTTTTTGCAGCGGATCTTCGCTCTTCATCACCAGCCAGGTGGCGCCAAGCAGCGCATAGGCGATGACCAGCCCTGAGCCGCAGAACACGTTGAAGGGCGTCAGCCAGTCGAGCGGCCCGCCGGAAAAATGACGTCCGGTCACTGAAAAACCGGAAATGACCGCCCCAACAACCATGCCCTGGCAGAAGGTCGCCAGAATGGAGCCCGCCAGAAATGCGTTATCCCAGAAAGGGCGGTGCGCCGGCGTGGCCTTAAAGCGAAACTCAAACGCGACGCCGCGAAAAATCAGGCCGATAAGCATCAGCGTGAGCGGGATAGTCAGCGCGTCGACGATCACCGCGTAGGCCAGTGGGAAGGCACCAAACAGCGCGGCGCCGCCGAGCACCAGCCAGGTTTCGTTCCCGTCCCAGACCGGGGCCACGCTGTTCACCATCACGTCGCGATCTTCCGCGCGGCGGATAAACGGAAACAGAATACCAATCCCCAGGTCAAAGCCGTCCATCACGATGTACATCAGGGTGGAAAAGACGATGATAACAAACCAGATAACGGATAAATCGATGCCCATCAGCGTGGCTCCTCAAACGATTCGGCGACCGCGGAAAGCGGGCGGGACGGGGTACCGGCGGCGGGCGGGGCGTCAAACGGCTGCGGGCCTTTTTTGATAAGCCTGATCATGTAGCCGTAGCCGACGCCGAACACCGACATATACACAATAAAGAAGGTGGCCAGGCTGAGGCTCATTTGCAGCGTGCCGTGCGCAGAGACGGCGTCTCTGGTGCGCAGCAGGCCATAGACCACCCACGGCTGGCGGCCCACTTCGGTGGTGATCCACCCGGCTAGGATCGCAATCAGCCCTGACGGCCCCATCCACAGCGCAAAATGCAGGAACGGGCGGCTGTCGAACAGGCGATCGCGGTAGCGAAGCCACAGGCTGGCGACGCCAAGCAGGATCATTAACATGCCCAGCCCGGCCATCACGCGGAACGACCAGAAGACAATCGCCGAGTTCGGGCGGTCCTCTTTCGGGAATTCTTTTAGCGCCGGCACCTGTTTATCCAGGCTGTGGGTGAGGATCAGGCTGCCCAGCGCGGGAATTTCCAGGCCATAGCGCGTGCGCTCCTGCGCCATATCCGGCAGGCCAAACAGCAGCAGCGGCGTTGGCTCGCCCGGGTGGTTTTCCCAGTGTCCCTCAATGGCGGCAATTTTGGCGGGCTGATGTTTCAGCGTGTTCAGGCCGTGCATATCGCCGATCATCGCCTGTATGGGGGCGACAATCACCGCCATCCACAGGGCCATGGAAAACATGGTTTTGATGGCTGGCGTGCGGTGACCGCGCAGCAGATGCCAGGCCGCGGAGGCGCCGACGAAGAAGGCGCTGCTGAGAAACGCCGCGACCGACATATGCAGCAGGCGATAAGGGAAAGAGGGGTTGAACACCACCGCCAGCCAGTCCACAGGCACCACCTGGCCGTTATGGATCTCAAAGCCCTGGGGCGTCTGCATCCAGCTGTTGGACGCCAGGATCCAGAAAGTGGACATCAGGGTGCCCAGCGCCACCATGCAGGTGGCGAAGAAGTGCAGGCCGGGGCCGACGCGGGTCCAGCCGAACAGCATGACGCCAAGGAAACCGGCCTCAAGAAAAAAGGCGGTCAACACTTCGTAGGTCAGCAGCGGGCCGGTAATGCTGCCTGCAAACTGTGAAAAGCCGCTCCAGTTGGTGCCAAACTGGTAGGCCATAACCAGCCCGGAGACCACGCCCATGCCGAAGTTGACGGCGAAAATCTTCGACCAGAAGTGGTAAAGCGAGCGATAAACCGGGTCCCTCGACTTAAGCCAGAGTCCTTCCAGCACCGCGAGGTAGCTGGCAAGGCCGATGGTGATGGCGGGAAAAATGATGTGGAAGGAGACCGTGAAAGCGAACTGGATCCTCGCCAGGTGAAAAGCATCTAAACCGAACATGCAGCACTCCGCATAGCAAATTATTCGGCTAGATTTTAGGCCGCGTCACGTCGGGGTTGTAGAAACAGAGAGGCGGGAAAAAGGGATAACAGTTTTGAGGGAAACTAGCGCCGAAGGCAAGAATGTAGCCGAGACGTCGGAGACTTTTGACCTTCCGGGCGGTTTAGCGGGAACAGCACTGAGGGAACTTTCGAAACTGAGGCCGCTGTGCCAGGCTTTTGCTATTCACTGAGCAAAGGAGGCCGTATTGTGAACAGGATTGCTATCGTGACAAAGAAGTATCTCTCCGCTTTTCCGGACCCAATTCAAATAAAGCAGCATGAAACTGTCGCCATCAGCCACAGCGATCTGGAATGGCGCGGCTGGGTGTGGGTAACGCTATCCAGCGGCAAGTCCGGCTGGGCGCCGCAGCAAATTTTCAGGCAGGCCGGACAGCATCGGGCAGTCTGTCTGGAAGACTACAACGCGCACGAGCTGTCGGTAAATGTTGATGAAAAGCTAAGCGTAAAACGCTCTTTGAACGACTGGTACTGGGCGGAAACGTCCGGGGGCGAATGGGGCTGGGTGCCCCATGAGAATGTTGCTCTGCTCCGGGATTAGCGCCGTGAAAAGCGCTCAGTCAGTCAATGCCGTCGGCCAGCAGGGCCATCAACCTTTCGTGAACGCCGTTGCAGCCGGCCAGCACCAGGTTGCCGCGAAGCAGACCGTCACCGGCGAGAAATGCGTTGCTGACGCCGCCGGCTTCCGCGATCAGCAGCAGTCCGGCCAGCGCGTCCCAGCTGTTCATATGCTGTTCGTAGTAGGCGTGAATCTGACCCGCCGCTACGTGCGCCAGCATCAACGCTCCTGCGCCGAAGCGGCGATATTCCATGCCGTCATTCAGCACCGCCTCAAGGGTTTGCGCATAGAGGGAAACCGGCGCGCGGCTGGATCGGCCAAGGCCAATGACCACGCGTTCCGGTGACGGTTCCCGCAGCTTTAAAGGCTTGCCGTTAAGAAAGGCTCCCTGGCCGTGGCGGGCAAAAAAGAACTCATCGCGATCGGGCGCATAGATAATCCCCAGCTCAATCACGTTCTGCCTGACCCAGGCGAGAGAGAGACACCAATAGTCCATGCCAAGAATAAAGTTGGTGGTGCCGTCAACCGGGTCAAGCACCCAGATCCCGCGCTCGCCCTCAACAAGCCCGCTTTCTTCACCGAGAAAACCGTCCTGAGGACAATGAATTTTCAGCCAATTTTTAATCTCTTGCTCAATCAGAACGTCCGCCTGTGAGACGAAATCCTGACGACCTTTATTCTCGATGTTTAACCCTGCATCTCGCAACGCCTGGGCGCGAGCGCCTGCTTTGCGAATTAACGTGCAGAGCGCCTGCTGCTGCTGTTCGGTCATGTTTTGCTCTTAGGTTAGGGAAAACGACGTCTGCCGGTGAATCAAATCGACCTTCACCCAGCTGGTGCGTGAAGGCTGTAAAGGGGTACGAGCGCGCTCCAGCAGATGCATCAGCGCCAGTCGTGAGATTTCGGCAACATCCTGATTAAGGGTGGTGAGCCGGTAGCTGTACTGCGCTGTTTGTGGCGTGTTGTCGAAGCCAATAAGCTGAAAATCTTGTGGTGCATCTTTGCCGCGCTGGCGCATGCCGTCAAGAAAACCACAGGCCAGCTGGGCGTTGGCGCAGAAAATGCCCTGCGGGATCACTTCGAGCCCTGCCGCCGTCTGTAACCCTCCTTCATAGCCCTCTGCTGAGGAAAGCAGAGCAGCAAGATTGTTATCGACGTCTACGCCACGTTCGCTCAGGGCCAGCCGGAAAGCCTCGCCGCGTATCCTGCCGGCCCAGGTTGAGTGATGATTGTTGATCCAGCCAAAGCGTCTGCAGCCGGTTTTGACCAGCTGTTCTGCGGCCAGAATTGCCCCGGCGGCATTATCCGAACAGACATAATCCACGCCGGGAATATCCGGCTGGCGGTTGATGCCGACGACAGGGATCTGCTGCTGAACACATTCGCTCACCAGCGCTTCGGGCGGTTTGCCTGAGGTGACAATCACGCCGGACACGCGGAACTGGGTGAAATGGCGCAGCGTTTCCGCCAGCTCCTGCTCAGAGCGGATTTCCGTCACCAGCGCCTGGAAACCGTTACGTTGAATTTCGCCGAGAAGGCCGTCGAGCAGGCTACTGCGAAACGGATCGTCGATACGCGAGACGATGACGCCAATCAAATGGCTGCGTCTGCGGTTAAGCCCCTGAGCCAGAAAATTCACCTGATACCCAAGCTCTTTAGCCACCTGAAGAACCCGCTCCCGCGTTGCCGGAGAGATGCTGCCGTTGTTGCTTAGCGCGCGGGAAACCACGGCGCGGGAGACGCCTGCACGCCGGGCGACGTCTTCAGCGGTAACGCTTTGTTTGTGCATCGACGGGCTCAAGGCAAGTAATCCTCAGTGTAAAAACGCTGCTGATGGAAGTCGTACTGCAGGCCGTCATGGCTCACAAAAAGCCCGGGATAGGGACGGCAGGCCAGCTTCAGCGCCGGTAAAATTGCGTCGTTGCAGTGATACAGTCCCAGAGACGGTAGCGCCAGCGAGTTAAACAACTTCAGGCAGCCAGGAAAGTCGCCGTGGGAGGCATCCTCAGCCAGGGCCGAAAGCGAGGCACACTCCTGAAACGCCAGATCGGCGCCTGCCATTAGCGAAATTGAGCTTTCAGTTGGCCGTCCGTCGCCGCTGTAGAACAGGCTGTGTTGGCGGATATCAATGCGTACGGCAAGGTTCGTCATTTCATGGCGGGTAGGCGCGGTGCGAATGCGCCAGTGCTGCCAGTGGAAATCGGCTTCACTGTCGCGCCATTCAATAGGGAAGCAGAGCGTTTTGTCCGGCCAGTTGGCGAGCAGCGCCAGCTGCATCAGGACCTGCCGCTGCTCTGGCTGGCTGTAAATCACCAGAGTTTTCTGGCGATTAAAGCTTTTCCAGTGATTCAGCAGGGCTGGCAACCCGGTGCAGTGATCCGGATGCACATGGGTAAAAAACAGCACGTCGATATCATTGATGTTGCCGCCGCGCTGCCAAAGCGCGCGAGGCACGGTAGGGCCGCAGTCGATAAGCCATTGCCGGTTCTCATCGTCAATGACCCGCAGCGCGGAAGTATTTTGCCAGCGGGAGAAAGCGCTGCCGCAGCCAGGCACGTCGATTTTCATTATTCCTCGCTAAAAAATTTCGCGGTTAATTAAAGTGTCATAAAGACACGCCACAGTAGGCGCACA
This region of Cedecea lapagei genomic DNA includes:
- a CDS encoding cytochrome ubiquinol oxidase subunit I codes for the protein MFGLDAFHLARIQFAFTVSFHIIFPAITIGLASYLAVLEGLWLKSRDPVYRSLYHFWSKIFAVNFGMGVVSGLVMAYQFGTNWSGFSQFAGSITGPLLTYEVLTAFFLEAGFLGVMLFGWTRVGPGLHFFATCMVALGTLMSTFWILASNSWMQTPQGFEIHNGQVVPVDWLAVVFNPSFPYRLLHMSVAAFLSSAFFVGASAAWHLLRGHRTPAIKTMFSMALWMAVIVAPIQAMIGDMHGLNTLKHQPAKIAAIEGHWENHPGEPTPLLLFGLPDMAQERTRYGLEIPALGSLILTHSLDKQVPALKEFPKEDRPNSAIVFWSFRVMAGLGMLMILLGVASLWLRYRDRLFDSRPFLHFALWMGPSGLIAILAGWITTEVGRQPWVVYGLLRTRDAVSAHGTLQMSLSLATFFIVYMSVFGVGYGYMIRLIKKGPQPFDAPPAAGTPSRPLSAVAESFEEPR
- a CDS encoding DUF2474 domain-containing protein; this encodes MKQTARRVLWMIILWSASVLALAAVGMGFRLLMTAAGFKS
- a CDS encoding MBL fold metallo-hydrolase, producing the protein MKIDVPGCGSAFSRWQNTSALRVIDDENRQWLIDCGPTVPRALWQRGGNINDIDVLFFTHVHPDHCTGLPALLNHWKSFNRQKTLVIYSQPEQRQVLMQLALLANWPDKTLCFPIEWRDSEADFHWQHWRIRTAPTRHEMTNLAVRIDIRQHSLFYSGDGRPTESSISLMAGADLAFQECASLSALAEDASHGDFPGCLKLFNSLALPSLGLYHCNDAILPALKLACRPYPGLFVSHDGLQYDFHQQRFYTEDYLP
- a CDS encoding inositol monophosphatase family protein, which produces MTEQQQQALCTLIRKAGARAQALRDAGLNIENKGRQDFVSQADVLIEQEIKNWLKIHCPQDGFLGEESGLVEGERGIWVLDPVDGTTNFILGMDYWCLSLAWVRQNVIELGIIYAPDRDEFFFARHGQGAFLNGKPLKLREPSPERVVIGLGRSSRAPVSLYAQTLEAVLNDGMEYRRFGAGALMLAHVAAGQIHAYYEQHMNSWDALAGLLLIAEAGGVSNAFLAGDGLLRGNLVLAGCNGVHERLMALLADGID
- the cydB gene encoding cytochrome d ubiquinol oxidase subunit II, which produces MGIDLSVIWFVIIVFSTLMYIVMDGFDLGIGILFPFIRRAEDRDVMVNSVAPVWDGNETWLVLGGAALFGAFPLAYAVIVDALTIPLTLMLIGLIFRGVAFEFRFKATPAHRPFWDNAFLAGSILATFCQGMVVGAVISGFSVTGRHFSGGPLDWLTPFNVFCGSGLVIAYALLGATWLVMKSEDPLQKRMRALTPALLLALLAVIAVISLWTPLRQPNIAARWFSLPNLLFLLPVPLLVLLCSLRIWRSVRRTDSLHATPFVLTLGLVFLGFSGLGISIWPTIIPPGITLWQAAAPPQSQGFMLVGALFIIPVILVYTFWSYYVFRGKVQHGEGYH
- a CDS encoding LacI family DNA-binding transcriptional regulator, with the translated sequence MHKQSVTAEDVARRAGVSRAVVSRALSNNGSISPATRERVLQVAKELGYQVNFLAQGLNRRRSHLIGVIVSRIDDPFRSSLLDGLLGEIQRNGFQALVTEIRSEQELAETLRHFTQFRVSGVIVTSGKPPEALVSECVQQQIPVVGINRQPDIPGVDYVCSDNAAGAILAAEQLVKTGCRRFGWINNHHSTWAGRIRGEAFRLALSERGVDVDNNLAALLSSAEGYEGGLQTAAGLEVIPQGIFCANAQLACGFLDGMRQRGKDAPQDFQLIGFDNTPQTAQYSYRLTTLNQDVAEISRLALMHLLERARTPLQPSRTSWVKVDLIHRQTSFSLT
- a CDS encoding SH3 domain-containing protein, with translation MNRIAIVTKKYLSAFPDPIQIKQHETVAISHSDLEWRGWVWVTLSSGKSGWAPQQIFRQAGQHRAVCLEDYNAHELSVNVDEKLSVKRSLNDWYWAETSGGEWGWVPHENVALLRD